The following proteins are encoded in a genomic region of Oncorhynchus gorbuscha isolate QuinsamMale2020 ecotype Even-year linkage group LG11, OgorEven_v1.0, whole genome shotgun sequence:
- the ntmt1 gene encoding N-terminal Xaa-Pro-Lys N-methyltransferase 1 isoform X5, protein MGDGVQNETVFYSKAENYWREVAPTVDGMLGGYGKISNIDIDGSKKFLQKFLGQGEGKTGNGCALDCGAGIGRITKRLLLPLFNTVDLVDVTQEFLDQAKVYLGDDSKRVENYFCLGLQDFIPQDRRYDVIWIQWVIGHLTDDHLVEFLHRCRGGLRPEGIIVIKDNVAYEGVIPDDVDSSVCRELALVKSLVTRAGLTIVCEEQQMNFPDEIYQVHQLALR, encoded by the exons ATGGGTGACGGTGTGCAGAATGAGACCGTTTTCTACTCCAAGGCTGAAAACTACTGGAGAGAAGTGGCGCCCACCGTGGATGGCATGCTAGGAGGCTACGGCAAGATCTCTAACATTGACATTGACGGCTCCAAGAAGTTCCTGCAGAAATTCCTTGGC CAGGGTGAAGGGAAGACCGGCAATGGCTGCGCCCTGGACTGCGGCGCCGGAATAGGGCGCATCACCAAGCGACTGCTGCTGCCCCTCTTCAACACTGTGGACTTGGTGGACGTGACTCAGGAGTTCCTGGACCAGGCTAAGGTCTACCTGGGCGATGACAGCAAACGGGTGGAGAACTACTTCTGCCTCGGCCTGCAGGACTTTATCCCACAGGACAGACGCTACGACGTCATCTGGATCCAGTGGGTCATTG GCCACCTGACTGACGACCACCTGGTGGAGTTCCTGCACCGTTGTCGCGGCGGCCTCCGCCCTGAGGGAATAATTGTCATCAAGGACAACGTGGCCTATGAGGGCGTGATCCCCGACGATGTCGACAGCAGCGTGTGCCGGGAACTGGCTCTGGTGAAGAGCCTGGTGACCCGGGCAGGCCTCACTATCGTCTGTGAAGAGCAACAGATGAACTTTCCTGACGAGATCTACCAGGTCCACCAGCTGGCCCTCCGATAG
- the ntmt1 gene encoding N-terminal Xaa-Pro-Lys N-methyltransferase 1 isoform X4 produces the protein MIEVFGDLGLRHRMGDGVQNETVFYSKAENYWREVAPTVDGMLGGYGKISNIDIDGSKKFLQKFLGQGEGKTGNGCALDCGAGIGRITKRLLLPLFNTVDLVDVTQEFLDQAKVYLGDDSKRVENYFCLGLQDFIPQDRRYDVIWIQWVIGHLTDDHLVEFLHRCRGGLRPEGIIVIKDNVAYEGVIPDDVDSSVCRELALVKSLVTRAGLTIVCEEQQMNFPDEIYQVHQLALR, from the exons ATAGGATGGGTGACGGTGTGCAGAATGAGACCGTTTTCTACTCCAAGGCTGAAAACTACTGGAGAGAAGTGGCGCCCACCGTGGATGGCATGCTAGGAGGCTACGGCAAGATCTCTAACATTGACATTGACGGCTCCAAGAAGTTCCTGCAGAAATTCCTTGGC CAGGGTGAAGGGAAGACCGGCAATGGCTGCGCCCTGGACTGCGGCGCCGGAATAGGGCGCATCACCAAGCGACTGCTGCTGCCCCTCTTCAACACTGTGGACTTGGTGGACGTGACTCAGGAGTTCCTGGACCAGGCTAAGGTCTACCTGGGCGATGACAGCAAACGGGTGGAGAACTACTTCTGCCTCGGCCTGCAGGACTTTATCCCACAGGACAGACGCTACGACGTCATCTGGATCCAGTGGGTCATTG GCCACCTGACTGACGACCACCTGGTGGAGTTCCTGCACCGTTGTCGCGGCGGCCTCCGCCCTGAGGGAATAATTGTCATCAAGGACAACGTGGCCTATGAGGGCGTGATCCCCGACGATGTCGACAGCAGCGTGTGCCGGGAACTGGCTCTGGTGAAGAGCCTGGTGACCCGGGCAGGCCTCACTATCGTCTGTGAAGAGCAACAGATGAACTTTCCTGACGAGATCTACCAGGTCCACCAGCTGGCCCTCCGATAG